Proteins co-encoded in one Cupriavidus taiwanensis genomic window:
- a CDS encoding penicillin-binding protein activator LpoB: MTGRTVAMRLAAWCGALGAALWLAGCAVTDVGRAPALARGETIAVLPIVNYTETPQAGLRAEAIAESLLKTGGVASLKRYPAALNPETLFEPAEREAVGKALEWARAEKARYALTGAVQEWRYKVGVDGEPAVGISLQLLDVNSGEVVWSATGSDSGWSRASLSGTAQKLLRRLLAPLMQG, translated from the coding sequence ATGACGGGCAGGACGGTGGCAATGCGGCTGGCGGCATGGTGCGGCGCGCTGGGCGCGGCGCTGTGGCTGGCCGGCTGCGCGGTGACGGACGTCGGCCGCGCGCCGGCGCTGGCGCGCGGCGAGACCATCGCGGTGCTGCCGATCGTCAATTACACCGAGACGCCGCAGGCCGGCCTGCGCGCCGAAGCGATTGCCGAGAGCCTGCTGAAGACCGGCGGCGTGGCCAGCCTGAAGCGCTATCCTGCCGCGCTGAACCCGGAAACGCTGTTCGAGCCGGCCGAGCGCGAGGCGGTGGGCAAGGCGCTGGAATGGGCGCGCGCCGAAAAGGCCCGCTATGCGCTGACCGGCGCGGTGCAGGAATGGCGCTACAAGGTGGGCGTGGACGGCGAGCCGGCGGTCGGCATCTCGCTGCAGCTGCTCGACGTGAACAGCGGCGAAGTGGTGTGGTCCGCCACCGGCAGCGACAGCGGCTGGAGCCGCGCCTCGCTGTCGGGTACCGCGCAGAAGCTGCTGCGTCGCCTGCTGGCGCCGCTGATGCAGGGCTGA
- a CDS encoding tetratricopeptide repeat protein produces the protein MFKLGAGGLAAQIAALALLARAGNSTALLLAFFGMQAVAAALTALLLWRLLPRRLRVPFGWSYGFLALFCFFVPLGGALVCVGSYLLSKLFPRRIDTSGIGSVGLPEFVTHLMSRVTHGGGARLRAQLGNARAPLPERMTALVAMQSMPARTVSPVLRELLADSADDIRLLAYGMLDGAEKQLTQQILAELPRLETAYSPSERAEISKRLADLYWELIYQNLVQGDVYRYTASQVERYASAALSHDDGNASLWYMRGRLALARNAPREARAWLQRAEALGFARERVLPHLAEAAYLERDYAAVRQLMASFDSPSPLPLVRPLLRYWQS, from the coding sequence ATGTTTAAGCTCGGCGCCGGCGGCCTGGCCGCCCAGATCGCCGCGCTGGCGCTGCTGGCGCGCGCCGGCAACAGCACCGCGCTGCTGCTGGCGTTCTTCGGCATGCAGGCGGTGGCCGCCGCGCTGACCGCGTTGCTGCTGTGGCGCCTGCTGCCGCGGCGCTTGCGCGTGCCGTTCGGGTGGAGCTATGGCTTCCTGGCGCTGTTCTGCTTCTTCGTGCCGCTCGGGGGCGCACTGGTGTGCGTGGGCAGCTACCTGCTGTCGAAGCTGTTCCCGCGCCGCATCGATACCAGCGGCATCGGCAGCGTGGGCCTGCCGGAGTTCGTCACGCACCTGATGTCGCGCGTCACGCACGGCGGCGGCGCGCGGCTGCGGGCGCAGCTGGGCAATGCGCGCGCGCCGCTGCCGGAACGCATGACCGCGCTGGTGGCGATGCAGTCGATGCCGGCGCGCACCGTCAGCCCGGTGCTGCGCGAGCTGCTGGCCGACAGCGCCGACGATATCCGGCTGCTGGCCTACGGCATGCTGGACGGCGCCGAGAAGCAACTGACCCAGCAGATCCTGGCCGAGCTGCCGCGCCTGGAGACCGCCTACAGCCCGAGCGAGCGCGCCGAGATCAGCAAGCGCCTGGCCGACCTGTACTGGGAGCTGATCTACCAGAACCTGGTGCAGGGCGACGTCTACCGCTACACCGCCAGCCAGGTCGAGCGCTACGCCAGCGCGGCGCTGTCGCACGACGACGGCAATGCCTCGCTGTGGTACATGCGCGGCCGCCTGGCGCTGGCGCGCAATGCCCCGCGCGAGGCGCGCGCCTGGCTGCAACGCGCCGAGGCGCTTGGCTTCGCGCGCGAGCGCGTGCTGCCGCACCTGGCCGAAGCCGCCTACCTGGAACGCGACTACGCCGCGGTGCGCCAGCTGATGGCATCGTTTGACAGCCCCTCGCCGCTCCCGCTGGTGCGGCCCCTGCTGCGCTACTGGCAATCATGA
- a CDS encoding response regulator transcription factor, translating into MRIASVEDDPDQAELIRQILGEAGFECESFANGADLLRALRERAYDLLLVDWQLPGTSGYELVSWVRQKSGNMPPILFVTSRTAEADIVDGLTVGADDYMLKPIRAGELVARVRSLLRRAYPEAAQEVELIRRGNYTVDTHARTITVGDAAAVLSPREYELALFLFRNTGRLLAREVMEQAVWGRAMGAGSRTLDTHISRLRLKLALRPENGVRLTSVYSHGYRFEEISAAEAQADEHRDA; encoded by the coding sequence ATGCGAATTGCATCCGTGGAGGATGATCCGGATCAGGCCGAACTGATCCGTCAGATTTTGGGCGAAGCCGGTTTCGAGTGCGAATCCTTCGCCAACGGCGCCGACCTGCTGCGCGCGCTGCGCGAGCGCGCTTACGACCTGCTGCTGGTCGACTGGCAGCTGCCGGGCACCAGCGGCTATGAACTGGTCAGCTGGGTGCGGCAGAAGTCCGGCAACATGCCGCCGATCCTGTTCGTCACCAGCCGCACCGCCGAAGCCGATATCGTCGACGGCCTGACGGTGGGCGCCGACGACTACATGCTCAAGCCCATCCGCGCCGGCGAGCTGGTCGCGCGCGTGCGCTCGCTGCTGCGCCGTGCCTACCCCGAGGCCGCGCAGGAAGTCGAGCTGATCCGGCGCGGCAACTACACCGTCGACACCCACGCGCGCACCATCACCGTCGGCGACGCAGCGGCGGTGCTGTCGCCGCGCGAATATGAGCTGGCCCTGTTCCTGTTCCGCAATACCGGGCGCCTGCTGGCGCGCGAGGTGATGGAACAGGCGGTGTGGGGCCGCGCCATGGGAGCGGGCTCGCGCACGCTCGACACGCATATCTCCCGCTTGCGCCTGAAGCTGGCGCTGCGCCCCGAGAACGGGGTGCGGCTGACCTCGGTGTATTCGCACGGCTATCGTTTCGAAGAGATTTCCGCGGCCGAAGCGCAGGCGGACGAGCACCGCGATGCGTAG
- a CDS encoding PelD GGDEF domain-containing protein — protein sequence MSVAKSADNTYRARQGQGIGLGGRYARLLAPAVTGPAAVVELVVAMLAALGLAWLVLPQNPLLLGMGFPWAWLLPVILALRYGTLIGVGSVLMLLGAWYLYHQTGVMPGPFPRLFFLGGLLLVLVAGQFGDIWGTRLARARAVNRYLDERLAALTKNHYLLRISHSRLENDLLARPTTLRDTLSQLRGVALDEAARGGHVLAGAQPVLQVVAQACQVEAAALYACDGERVDAGPAASIGPAFTLDTTDPLVRHCLDTRQLAHLRADGLQHDARTRYVAVAPVLAGSDHLIGLLVVERMPFLSLNYENLQMLMVLLGYYADGVEHAGATRSIRAALPACPYPFALDYARLSRLQRETGIDSSVVALVFDTDPERDAPFEQVVRSRRALDVAWPLVNAHHRAMLTLMPLSDAQAVAAYLVRIEDMLRAQFGTDFTRAGIGVYSLAVPATGAEEALVKLLRRAQVDGTAAPSTLAAGEAPHV from the coding sequence ATGAGCGTGGCCAAGTCGGCTGACAACACCTATCGCGCGCGGCAGGGACAGGGCATCGGCCTGGGCGGGCGCTATGCGCGCCTGCTCGCGCCCGCGGTCACCGGACCGGCCGCCGTGGTGGAACTGGTAGTGGCGATGCTGGCCGCGCTGGGGCTGGCCTGGCTGGTACTGCCGCAGAACCCGTTGCTGCTGGGCATGGGCTTTCCGTGGGCCTGGCTGCTGCCGGTGATCCTGGCGCTGCGCTACGGCACGCTGATCGGCGTGGGCAGCGTGCTGATGCTGCTGGGCGCCTGGTACCTGTACCACCAGACCGGCGTGATGCCCGGGCCGTTTCCGCGCCTGTTCTTCCTGGGCGGCCTGCTGCTGGTGCTGGTAGCGGGGCAGTTCGGCGATATCTGGGGCACGCGCCTGGCGCGCGCCCGCGCCGTCAACCGCTACCTGGACGAGCGCCTGGCGGCGCTGACCAAGAACCACTACCTGCTGCGCATCTCCCACTCGCGGCTGGAAAACGACCTGCTGGCGCGGCCCACCACGCTGCGCGATACCCTGTCGCAGCTGCGCGGCGTGGCGCTGGACGAGGCCGCCCGCGGCGGCCACGTGCTGGCCGGCGCGCAGCCGGTGCTGCAGGTGGTGGCGCAGGCCTGCCAGGTCGAGGCGGCCGCGCTCTACGCCTGCGACGGCGAGCGCGTCGACGCCGGGCCCGCGGCCAGCATCGGCCCGGCCTTCACCCTCGACACCACCGACCCGCTGGTGCGCCACTGCCTGGACACGCGCCAGCTCGCCCACCTGCGCGCCGATGGCCTGCAGCACGATGCCCGCACCCGCTACGTGGCGGTTGCGCCGGTGCTGGCGGGCTCCGACCACCTGATCGGCCTGCTGGTGGTGGAACGCATGCCGTTCCTGTCGCTGAACTATGAAAACCTGCAGATGCTGATGGTGCTGCTGGGCTACTACGCCGACGGCGTCGAGCATGCCGGCGCCACCCGCAGCATCCGGGCGGCGCTGCCGGCGTGCCCCTATCCGTTTGCGCTGGACTATGCGCGCCTGTCGCGGCTGCAGCGCGAGACCGGCATCGACAGTTCGGTGGTGGCGCTGGTGTTCGACACCGATCCGGAGCGCGACGCGCCGTTCGAGCAGGTGGTGCGCAGCCGGCGCGCGCTGGACGTGGCCTGGCCGCTGGTCAACGCCCACCACCGCGCCATGCTGACGCTGATGCCGCTGTCCGATGCGCAGGCGGTGGCGGCCTACCTGGTGCGCATCGAAGACATGCTGCGCGCGCAGTTCGGCACCGATTTCACCCGCGCCGGCATCGGCGTCTACTCGCTCGCGGTGCCCGCCACCGGCGCGGAAGAGGCGCTGGTCAAGCTGCTGCGGCGGGCCCAGGTGGACGGCACGGCGGCGCCGTCGACGCTGGCGGCCGGGGAAGCGCCCCATGTTTAA
- the pelG gene encoding exopolysaccharide Pel transporter PelG translates to MAGIGFELRKMLRRDNLSGMLSAYAYAGIISSGPWILSIVGILLIGMLSLPFVVPGTLITQFQVSVTYLIASSLILTGPMQLSFTRFTSDRLFEKRDHLILSNYHAVALLATGLSGGIGVACAVFSFGEQSVLYRLLMVAGFVVLSNIWIAAIFLSGMKQYKAIVWTFLLGYAVSVAAALGLRGYGMEGLLGGFVAGQLCLLTGMVTLIYRNYTSRQFISFEVFQRRYAYPSLVAIGLLYNLGIWIDKFMFWYAPSTGHQVIGPLHASIIYDIPVFLAYLAIIPGMAVFLVRIETDFVEYYDAFYDAVRGGSSLEHIEDMRNTMVQTIRLGLYEIVKVQAIAALLLFAVGTWVLRLLGISELYLPLLYVDVIGASLQVVLLGVLNIYFYLDRRREVLLLTALFVVLNFALTLVTLQLGPAWYGYGFAVSLLVVVALALAMLDHKLERLEYETYMLQ, encoded by the coding sequence ATGGCTGGCATTGGATTCGAGCTGCGCAAGATGCTGCGGCGGGACAACCTGTCGGGCATGCTGAGCGCCTATGCGTATGCCGGCATCATCAGCTCGGGCCCGTGGATCCTGTCGATCGTCGGCATCCTGCTGATCGGCATGCTGAGCCTGCCGTTCGTGGTGCCGGGCACGCTGATCACGCAGTTCCAGGTCTCGGTGACCTACCTGATCGCGAGCAGCCTGATCCTGACCGGGCCGATGCAGCTGTCGTTCACGCGCTTTACCTCCGACCGGCTGTTCGAGAAGCGCGACCACCTGATCCTGAGCAACTACCACGCGGTGGCGCTGCTGGCCACGGGGCTGTCGGGCGGAATCGGCGTGGCCTGCGCGGTGTTCAGCTTCGGCGAGCAGTCGGTGCTGTACCGGCTGCTGATGGTGGCCGGCTTCGTGGTGCTGAGCAACATCTGGATCGCCGCGATCTTTCTGTCGGGCATGAAGCAGTACAAGGCGATCGTTTGGACCTTCCTGCTGGGCTACGCGGTCTCGGTGGCGGCCGCGCTGGGGCTGCGCGGCTACGGCATGGAAGGGCTGCTGGGCGGGTTCGTCGCGGGCCAGCTGTGCCTGCTGACCGGCATGGTGACGCTGATCTACCGCAACTACACCAGCCGCCAGTTCATCTCGTTCGAGGTGTTCCAGCGCCGCTATGCCTACCCCAGCCTGGTGGCGATCGGCCTGCTCTACAACCTGGGCATCTGGATCGACAAGTTCATGTTCTGGTACGCGCCGTCCACCGGTCACCAGGTGATCGGCCCGCTGCACGCGTCGATCATCTACGACATCCCGGTGTTCCTGGCCTACCTTGCCATCATTCCCGGCATGGCGGTGTTCCTGGTACGCATCGAGACCGATTTCGTCGAGTACTACGACGCGTTCTACGATGCGGTGCGCGGCGGCAGCTCGCTCGAGCATATCGAGGACATGCGCAACACCATGGTCCAGACCATCCGGCTGGGGCTGTACGAGATCGTCAAGGTGCAGGCCATCGCCGCGCTGCTGCTGTTCGCGGTGGGTACTTGGGTGCTGCGGCTGCTGGGCATTTCCGAGCTGTACCTGCCGCTGCTGTACGTCGACGTGATCGGCGCCAGCCTGCAGGTGGTGCTGCTGGGCGTGCTCAACATCTATTTCTACCTGGACCGGCGCCGCGAGGTGCTGCTGCTGACCGCGCTGTTCGTGGTGCTGAACTTCGCCCTGACGCTGGTAACGCTGCAGCTGGGGCCCGCCTGGTACGGCTATGGCTTCGCGGTGTCGCTGCTGGTGGTGGTGGCGCTGGCGCTGGCCATGCTCGACCACAAGCTCGAGCGGCTGGAGTACGAGACCTACATGCTGCAATAG
- the pelF gene encoding GT4 family glycosyltransferase PelF: MSEILLKAASADVMLLLEGTFPYVSGGVSSWVNQMIRAFPELRFGIVFIGSRREDYGDMAYRLPANVVHLETHYLYDFPPPPLAQGRGGDASAFDAAGRLHDLLREPGREAEAGAMIRELMPMLREGGALGEDAFLYSRRAWQTITDQYRRFCTDPSFTDYFWTVRIMHKPLWQLVRIADGLIPARVYHTVSTGYAGFLGALLRHRNQRPLLVSEHGIYTKERKIDLFQSQWIRDNRNVFERDISQISYFRELWVRFFETLGRVCYDAGDDIVALYEGNRRRQVQDGAPEARTRTIPNGIDLPRLASLRARRQPGVPPVLCLIGRVVPIKDVKTFIRAMLTVVREYPEAEGWIAGPEDEDPEYARECRSLAESLGLGKKVKFLGFQRIDALLPQVGVLVLSSISEALPLVVLEGFAAGVPCVTTDVGSCRELLFGLPGEDAALGAAGEVVRIADPAALAAAALGLLRDPARWQAAQAAGVARVERYYTQERMVGSYRELYQRLMAQAGGAAPDGARGGGNPARCPVHGGA, translated from the coding sequence ATGAGCGAGATCCTGTTGAAAGCGGCGTCGGCCGACGTCATGCTGTTGCTCGAAGGCACCTTCCCGTATGTGAGCGGCGGCGTGTCGAGCTGGGTCAACCAGATGATCCGGGCGTTTCCGGAGCTGCGCTTCGGCATCGTCTTCATCGGCAGCCGGCGCGAGGACTACGGCGACATGGCCTACCGGCTGCCGGCCAACGTGGTGCACCTGGAAACGCACTACCTCTATGACTTTCCCCCGCCGCCGCTGGCGCAGGGCCGCGGCGGCGACGCCAGCGCGTTCGACGCCGCCGGCCGCCTGCACGACCTGCTGCGCGAGCCGGGACGCGAAGCCGAGGCCGGCGCGATGATCCGCGAGCTGATGCCGATGCTGCGCGAGGGCGGCGCGCTGGGCGAGGATGCCTTCCTGTACAGCCGCCGTGCGTGGCAGACCATCACCGACCAATACCGGCGCTTTTGCACCGACCCCTCGTTCACCGATTACTTCTGGACCGTGCGCATCATGCACAAGCCGCTGTGGCAGCTGGTGCGGATTGCCGACGGTCTGATCCCGGCGCGCGTCTACCACACGGTCTCCACCGGCTATGCGGGCTTTCTCGGCGCGCTGCTGCGCCACCGCAACCAGCGCCCGCTGCTGGTGTCGGAGCATGGCATCTATACCAAGGAACGCAAGATCGACCTGTTCCAGAGCCAGTGGATCCGCGACAACCGCAACGTGTTCGAGCGCGACATCTCCCAGATCAGCTATTTCCGCGAGCTCTGGGTGCGCTTTTTCGAAACCCTGGGCCGGGTCTGCTATGACGCCGGCGACGACATCGTCGCGCTGTACGAGGGCAACCGCCGCCGCCAGGTGCAGGACGGCGCGCCCGAGGCGCGCACGCGCACCATCCCCAACGGCATCGACCTGCCGCGCCTGGCGTCGCTGCGCGCGCGGCGCCAGCCCGGCGTGCCGCCGGTGCTGTGCCTGATCGGCCGGGTGGTGCCGATCAAGGACGTCAAGACCTTTATCCGCGCGATGCTGACGGTGGTGCGCGAATACCCCGAGGCCGAGGGCTGGATCGCCGGCCCGGAGGACGAAGACCCCGAATACGCACGCGAATGCCGCAGCCTGGCCGAAAGCCTGGGGTTGGGCAAGAAGGTGAAATTCCTCGGCTTCCAGCGCATCGACGCGCTGCTGCCGCAGGTTGGCGTGCTGGTGCTCAGTTCGATCAGCGAGGCGCTGCCGCTGGTGGTGCTGGAAGGCTTTGCCGCGGGCGTGCCGTGCGTGACCACCGACGTGGGCTCGTGCCGCGAGCTGCTGTTCGGCCTGCCCGGCGAGGACGCCGCGCTGGGCGCGGCCGGCGAGGTGGTGCGCATTGCCGACCCCGCCGCGCTGGCCGCGGCCGCGCTCGGGCTGCTGCGCGACCCGGCGCGCTGGCAGGCGGCGCAGGCCGCCGGCGTGGCGCGCGTGGAGCGCTACTACACCCAGGAGCGCATGGTGGGCAGCTACCGCGAACTGTATCAACGGCTGATGGCGCAGGCCGGCGGCGCCGCGCCTGACGGAGCCCGGGGCGGCGGCAATCCCGCGCGCTGCCCGGTCCACGGAGGAGCCTGA